The following are from one region of the Acipenser ruthenus chromosome 19, fAciRut3.2 maternal haplotype, whole genome shotgun sequence genome:
- the elmo3 gene encoding engulfment and cell motility protein 3 isoform X3: protein MEKEKTLEGDEPADLSSRGSMKKQVMQVVREQITRTLSSKPTSLDLFKNKVNALNYSEILKLRQTERLHQEETLAPPVLELKERLKPELLELIRQQRLNRLCHGTLFRKISSRRRQDKLWYCRLSPNHKVLHYGDVDEESETPPIEALQEKIPVADIKALLTGKDCPHMKVSRSNLIKEVLDLAFTITYDLEEYQLNFVASSRTDFCLWTDGLNVLLGKDMTSECTQSELDILLSMEIKLRLLDLENIPIPDAPPPVPKPPSNLHFCYDFSQTEQ, encoded by the exons GTGATGCAGGTGGTGCGGGAGCAGATCACGAGGACGCTGTCCAGTAAGCCCACCTCCCTGGACCTCTTCAAGAACAAGGTGAACGCCCTGAACTACAGCGAGATCCTGAAGCTGAGGCAGACCGAGCGTCTGCACCAGGAGGAGACCCTTGCCCCGCCCGTCCT GGAGCTTAAGGAGAGGCTGAAACCGGAGCTGCTGGAGCTGATCCGCCAACAGCGGCTCAACCGACTGTGTCATGGGACTCTGTTCAGGAAGATCAGCAGCCGCCGGAGACAAG ACAAGCTGTGGTACTGCCGCCTGTCGCCCAATCACAAGGTGCTGCACTATGGGGATGTGGATGAGGAGAGCGAGACCCCGCCCATAGAGGCCCTGCAGGAGAAGA tTCCTGTGGCTGACATTAAAGCCCTGCTGACTGGCAAGGACTGCCCACACATGAAGGTGTCTCGTTCGAACCTTATAAAG GAAGTCCTGGACCTGGCTTTCACCATTACATATGATTTGGAGGAGTACCAGCTGAATTTTGTTGCATCATCAAGGACTGAC TTCTGCCTGTGGACGGATGGCCTGAATGTCCTCCTGGGGAAGGACATGACCAGCGAGTGCACGCAGAGTGAGCTGGACATCCTGCTGTCTATGGAGATCAAGCTGCGTCTGCTGGACCTGGAGAACATCCCCATCCCCGACGCCCCCCCGCCCGTGCCCAAGCCCCCCAGCAACCTCCACTTCTGCTACGACTTCAGCCAGACCGAGCAgtag
- the elmo3 gene encoding engulfment and cell motility protein 3 isoform X4 yields the protein MQVVREQITRTLSSKPTSLDLFKNKVNALNYSEILKLRQTERLHQEETLAPPVLELKERLKPELLELIRQQRLNRLCHGTLFRKISSRRRQDKLWYCRLSPNHKVLHYGDVDEESETPPIEALQEKIPVADIKALLTGKDCPHMKVSRSNLIKEVLDLAFTITYDLEEYQLNFVASSRTDFCLWTDGLNVLLGKDMTSECTQSELDILLSMEIKLRLLDLENIPIPDAPPPVPKPPSNLHFCYDFSQTEQ from the exons ATGCAGGTGGTGCGGGAGCAGATCACGAGGACGCTGTCCAGTAAGCCCACCTCCCTGGACCTCTTCAAGAACAAGGTGAACGCCCTGAACTACAGCGAGATCCTGAAGCTGAGGCAGACCGAGCGTCTGCACCAGGAGGAGACCCTTGCCCCGCCCGTCCT GGAGCTTAAGGAGAGGCTGAAACCGGAGCTGCTGGAGCTGATCCGCCAACAGCGGCTCAACCGACTGTGTCATGGGACTCTGTTCAGGAAGATCAGCAGCCGCCGGAGACAAG ACAAGCTGTGGTACTGCCGCCTGTCGCCCAATCACAAGGTGCTGCACTATGGGGATGTGGATGAGGAGAGCGAGACCCCGCCCATAGAGGCCCTGCAGGAGAAGA tTCCTGTGGCTGACATTAAAGCCCTGCTGACTGGCAAGGACTGCCCACACATGAAGGTGTCTCGTTCGAACCTTATAAAG GAAGTCCTGGACCTGGCTTTCACCATTACATATGATTTGGAGGAGTACCAGCTGAATTTTGTTGCATCATCAAGGACTGAC TTCTGCCTGTGGACGGATGGCCTGAATGTCCTCCTGGGGAAGGACATGACCAGCGAGTGCACGCAGAGTGAGCTGGACATCCTGCTGTCTATGGAGATCAAGCTGCGTCTGCTGGACCTGGAGAACATCCCCATCCCCGACGCCCCCCCGCCCGTGCCCAAGCCCCCCAGCAACCTCCACTTCTGCTACGACTTCAGCCAGACCGAGCAgtag
- the elmo3 gene encoding engulfment and cell motility protein 3 isoform X2 produces MFSRLQVSQEKLGAICTQCLSFLHRSERAGSEIPDAGLLEIDRSNFNVVLYQVMQVVREQITRTLSSKPTSLDLFKNKVNALNYSEILKLRQTERLHQEETLAPPVLELKERLKPELLELIRQQRLNRLCHGTLFRKISSRRRQDKLWYCRLSPNHKVLHYGDVDEESETPPIEALQEKIPVADIKALLTGKDCPHMKVSRSNLIKEVLDLAFTITYDLEEYQLNFVASSRTDFCLWTDGLNVLLGKDMTSECTQSELDILLSMEIKLRLLDLENIPIPDAPPPVPKPPSNLHFCYDFSQTEQ; encoded by the exons ATGTTTTCCAGATTGCAGGTCTCACAAGAGAAGCTTGGAGCCATCTGTACCCAGTGTTTGTCATTCTTACACCGCAGTGAAAGAGCAGGATCAGAGATTCCTGATGCAGGGTTATTGGAAATAGACCGTTCCAACTTTAATGTTGTGCTGTATCAG GTGATGCAGGTGGTGCGGGAGCAGATCACGAGGACGCTGTCCAGTAAGCCCACCTCCCTGGACCTCTTCAAGAACAAGGTGAACGCCCTGAACTACAGCGAGATCCTGAAGCTGAGGCAGACCGAGCGTCTGCACCAGGAGGAGACCCTTGCCCCGCCCGTCCT GGAGCTTAAGGAGAGGCTGAAACCGGAGCTGCTGGAGCTGATCCGCCAACAGCGGCTCAACCGACTGTGTCATGGGACTCTGTTCAGGAAGATCAGCAGCCGCCGGAGACAAG ACAAGCTGTGGTACTGCCGCCTGTCGCCCAATCACAAGGTGCTGCACTATGGGGATGTGGATGAGGAGAGCGAGACCCCGCCCATAGAGGCCCTGCAGGAGAAGA tTCCTGTGGCTGACATTAAAGCCCTGCTGACTGGCAAGGACTGCCCACACATGAAGGTGTCTCGTTCGAACCTTATAAAG GAAGTCCTGGACCTGGCTTTCACCATTACATATGATTTGGAGGAGTACCAGCTGAATTTTGTTGCATCATCAAGGACTGAC TTCTGCCTGTGGACGGATGGCCTGAATGTCCTCCTGGGGAAGGACATGACCAGCGAGTGCACGCAGAGTGAGCTGGACATCCTGCTGTCTATGGAGATCAAGCTGCGTCTGCTGGACCTGGAGAACATCCCCATCCCCGACGCCCCCCCGCCCGTGCCCAAGCCCCCCAGCAACCTCCACTTCTGCTACGACTTCAGCCAGACCGAGCAgtag